The genomic interval CCTCCCCTTCCCAAAGCGTTGAGGTACGAAGTCTTCCTGCTGGGCATCAATTGGCATGGAGGATGTTTCAGCACGAGGCATGGAGTTGTCTCTATTGGCGATCATCTCACGCTTAACGCGCGGGTTCTCAATTATTGTAGCTACGGAATGCCCTAGACGTTTCTGCATAGTCTTCTTCAATTTGAGGTGGACCACGGAAATCGGGCCAGTGCTGAAGTTGTAGTTTTGGAGTTGGGCGGGCTGGAGTAAACCAGAACCCGACATTCGAAAATGAAAGCCAAACGTAGAAGACACGATCCTGAATTCAAGGCCCGGGTGGCGCTTGAAGCGCTCAAAGGCCACAAGACCATCTCTGAAATAGCCAAGGAGTACGACATTCATCCAGTGCAGGTTTCGGATTGGAAAAAGACGCTCCAGACTGGCATGGCGGGAGTCTTTGGCCAGGACTCTGTCCAGTCTGACCATGAGGAGCACGAGCGTGAGCGTGCGCAGTTGCACTCCAAGATTGGAGAACTGACGGTGAAGGTGGACTTTCTGCAAAAAAAGTCCAAACAGCTCGGCATCTGGAACGACCTGCCGAGCTGGTCGAAAAAGAACACCCCCTCTTGAGCATGAGAACCCAATGTGATTTGCTGGGGGTGAGCCGCTCAACGCTGGGTTATGTGGCAGTGCCTGAGAGTAGGGAAGACCGCCGCCTTTTGAGGCTGCTGGACGAGCTTTATCTCAAGGATCCGTGCCTTGGGACGCGGCGTCTGGTGAAGGTGCTGGAGCGCGATCATGGCCACAAAGTCAACCGTAAGCGCTTGCAGCGTCTGCGTCGCCAGATGGGGCTGGAGGCCATCTACTGTCGACCCCGCACGAGCGTGCCTGGAGAAGGGCATCGCATTTACCCGTACTTGCTGCGTGAGCTGGCTGTGGAGCGTCCCAACCAGGTGTGGTGTGCCGACATCACCTACGTGCCGATGCCACGTGGGCACGCCTACCTGTGTGCGGTGATGGACTGGCATTCGCGCAAAGTGGTGGGGTGGAAGCTGAGCAACACCATGGATGTGAGCCTGTGTCTTGAAGCGTTGGAGATGGCAGTGAAGGAGACCGGAACCAGACCGGAGATCTTCAACACTGACCAGGGCAGCCAGTTTACCAGTGAGCCGTGGATCAAGCGGCTTGTGGAACTGGAGGTGCGCATCAGCATGGACGGCAAAGGGCGGTGGATGGACAACGTGTTCATAGAACGCCTGTGGCGGAGTGTGAAGTACGAGGAAATCTACCTGCGCGAACATGCGACAATGCTGAAGTTGGAAG from Verrucomicrobiia bacterium carries:
- a CDS encoding IS3 family transposase (programmed frameshift), whose product is MKAKRRRHDPEFKARVALEALKGHKTISEIAKEYDIHPVQVSDWKKTLQTGMAGVFGQDSVQSDHEEHERERAQLHSKIGELTVKVDFLQKKFQTARHLERPAELVEKEHPLLSMRTQCDLLGVSRSTLGYVAVPESREDRRLLRLLDELYLKDPCLGTRRLVKVLERDHGHKVNRKRLQRLRRQMGLEAIYCRPRTSVPGEGHRIYPYLLRELAVERPNQVWCADITYVPMPRGHAYLCAVMDWHSRKVVGWKLSNTMDVSLCLEALEMAVKETGTRPEIFNTDQGSQFTSEPWIKRLVELEVRISMDGKGRWMDNVFIERLWRSVKYEEIYLREHATMLKLEGGLARWFERYNTWRPHESLGYDTPQRAYEGIVVLPPTPPRMPLALAA